Proteins from a single region of Ziziphus jujuba cultivar Dongzao chromosome 1, ASM3175591v1:
- the LOC107432425 gene encoding gibberellin 2-beta-dioxygenase 8 — protein sequence MDCEPPFEEAYKTLLKNPYGDSEVDYSVEECELPLINLSRLSCGQRERDKCINEMVNAARNLGFFQVVSHGISKEILKNMIYEQKNLFHQPFQKKVKDGFLNLSTNSYRWGNLKATRLSQFSWSEAFHIAITDIPGIKDDTLRVTTEKITKAVAGLAKSLAEILAQYVGVRSSYFQENCPATGSYLRLNRYPPCPYSSKVFGLIPHTDTDFLTILYQDQVGGLQLFKDGRWFAVRPDPDALIINIGDFFQAMSNCVYKSSKHRAVSSQASERLSVAYFYCPSDDAIIRGCSRPPVYRDFSFKEYKQQTNKDVEETGDKVGLSRFLL from the exons ATGGACTGTGAGCCTCCATTTGAAGAAGCCTACAAGACCCTATTAAAGAACCCCTATGGTGATAGTGAGGTGGATTACTCAGTGGAGGAATGTGAACTGCCTCTAATCAACCTTAGCCGTTTAAGTTGTGGGCAGAGGGAAAGAGACAAATGCATAAACGAGATGGTTAATGCCGCAAGAAATTTGGGTTTCTTCCAAGTTGTCAGTCATGGGATTTCAAAAGAGATTCTGAAGAACATGATTTATGAGCAGAAGAATTTGTTCCATCAGCCTTTTCAGAAGAAGGTTAAGGACGGGTTTCTAAACTTGTCTACGAATAGTTACCGTTGGGGGAATTTAAAAGCTACTCGTCTCAGCCAATTCTCTTGGTCAGAAGCCTTTCACATTGCTATTACTGATATTCCCGGAATCAAAGACGACACTCTCAG GGTAACAACTGAAAAGATTACAAAAGCGGTGGCAGGATTAGCTAAAAGCTTGGCAGAAATTCTAGCACAATATGTGGGTGTTAGATCCAGCTATTTCCAAGAGAACTGTCCAGCCACAGGCAGTTATCTTAGGCTGAACAGATATCCTCCATGTCCATATTCTTCCAAGGTCTTTGGCCTCATTCCTCACACCGATACCGATTTCCTTACCATATTGTATCAAGACCAGGTTGGAGGCCTCCAATTGTTCAAAGATGGAAGATGGTTTGCTGTTCGACCTGACCCTGATGCTCTTATCATTAACATAGGTGACTTCTTTCAG GCCATGAGCAATTGTGTTTACAAAAGCAGCAAACACCGAGCAGTTTCTAGTCAAGCTTCTGAGAGGTTATCCGTTGCATATTTTTACTGCCCTTCCGACGATGCTATCATTCGGGGCTGCAGTCGACCACCAGTTTACAGGGACTTCAGTTTCAAAGAGTATAAACAGCAAACCAATAAGGATGTTGAAGAAACTGGTGATAAAGTAGGGCTCTCAAGGTTTCTCTTATGA